GGCCACAGGTCATGGAGGGCTTTCAGGGCTCCACCGGCCCCGTCGGTGGTGACAAGACAGGGAGGAGCGATCTGGTCCAGTAACGCCATGTAGGCGGCTTTCGTTTCGCGTGTCGTCCACTGCCAGGTAACAACATGACTCTGGCTACGAGCGATCAGCAGGCACCAGCCGTAGGGAAGGTAGATGCCGTCAATGAAGACTTGGGAGTAGACCTCGCCTGTTGGTTCTACCTGCGGAGTAGGAATGCTCCAGCACCATTGCCAGTCACGGCGCTGAGTTCTCAGGCTGGTGCCAGTCATGTGTGCCTGTGTGCTGGTGCCCGTCACATATTCAAGGAATCGGGTCAGAACAGCTGTGTCGGTAATATCTGGCCGTCCAGCACTGAGGCGGTGTGGATCTTGGCCGCAGGTCGCGCACCGGTATCGGATTCTTCCGTTGCGGTACCCATTCTTCAGGACTGGGCCACACGCGCAGATGGAGCAGGGTCGTGTTGATCGTTGTCTTCCCACACACCCATATGCAGGCATTCCAAGGCGCTACCACATAACCAGAGGAAAGTGGGAGAAGCAGACACAATCACGCCTCATCTTGCCTCACAAGCAAGACGATCCCGACCTTTCCCCACCATCACACCGAAAACCCAGACATAAAAACACCAATCCTGGCCTTTAACCCGTCGGGGTCGACTTTGTCGTGGCGTACTCTCCAGATCTGGTTGAAGGCTTCCATGGTGGGTTCTGCTGTGGGTAGGGCCGTGTAGGCCACTGCTGGTGTTGTGCGGTTGAGGGCTCGGTGGGGCCGCTCATGGTTGTAGATGTGGGTGAACTGGTTGAGTTGTGTGTTGAGTTCGTCGAGGGTGGTTGATGGGCCTGCTGCTGTCAGCCATTGTTTGAGGGTTTGGTGGAAGCGTTCGATCTTGCCTTGGGTGGTGGGGTGTGCGGGTTTCCCGTTCTTTTGGGTGATGGACAGGTCGGCTAGGAGTTGTTCGAAGCCGTTGGGTTGGTTGCGTTGTCCAGTGTTTCCGCGGGCTAAGCGGGTGGTGTAGACCATGGCGTTGTCGGTCAGGGTGGAGGCTGGTGGACCGTAGGTGTCCATGGTGGTGGTGAAGGTGTCGATCACGATCGGGCCGGTGATGCGTGGGTGGGCGGAGGTGTGTAGGAGGAAGCGGGAGTGGTCATCGAGCCAGGAAATGATTTCAGTGTCGGTGCCATCGCTGAGTGGCCAGTGGGTGAAGTCTGATTGCCACATCTGGTTGGGTGCTTCGGCTTGGAAGCGGTGCCAGGAGGTGCGGGGTCTTTTCTGGGGTTGGGCAGTGATCTTGTTATGGCGCGATAGTATGGGCCAGATCGTTGCTGGTGAGGGTCGTGATTGTGGTGGTAGGCGGTCCCAGATGGATTGAGCTCCTGGGTCGAGTCCTTGTTCGATGAGGTCGTCTCGTAGGGTGAGGATGGCGGTGATCATGTCCGGATCGGTGGTGGCGGGGTTGGTGTGTGGGCGGCGTGAGCGTGGGTCAACGGCCAATAGTCCGCCCGTTGTGTAGCGGGCTAGCAGGATGCGGATCCATCGGGTGGACACGTTGAATCTGGTAGCGGCTTCGGTCTGGGTTAATCCGCCTTCAGTGATGGCGAGGACGATGACACTGTTCCTGTTCGAGGTATTCATACCGGAACGATGACGCGAGACACAGCCGGAACGATGTCGTGACACACCCAGGGAACGATGTCGTGAGACAGAAAACGGAACGATGACGTGAGACATACCGGAACGATGTCGTGAAACCACACACCCTATGCTCCACCATGATGCTCTTACTCGAACCCTCGACAAGAGCAATGAGATTATCGGACAGTACGTCCAGGGAGAGCCCGCCGGTTTCGGCGGGCTCTTTCGTTTGCCTCGCGCTGACGGGGGTGGCCGGGCGCTGTGTGCGTCGTGCCTCGTGGACGAGCGTTCGGATGTCTGGGCCGTAGATGACGTCGAACGGTGTCTGGTAGGTCGTATCAATCTGGTGCCTGCCGTCGTCGTCGGTCGTGACGAGGAGCTGGGTTAATACCCAAAACGTGGGTCTAATGGCGGCGTGTCGTGTTAGTTGTGGATCCATCCTGTGCGAATTGTCAGGCCATCTTCCCAGGATGCTTGGGTGTTGATGGTGGTGTCGAGGGCTGCTGGTGTGTGGGCTTCTTGTGGTGGTTGTGCCTGGGCGGGTGGGGTGGTGTTGGTGATGAAGCTGGTAATGGGTTCGGTGTTTAAGGATCGGCTGGAGAGGTAGTAGTCGATGGCGGTGATCATGTGGGCCTCGCTCAGGCCGCGGTGGTTGCGTAGGAAGTCTTTGAGTGGGGAGTTGATGCCTCCTTCTAGGGAGTTTGTTGAGCTTGCTAGGGGTGTGGTGACGTTGAGGGTGGTGTCTAGGAAGGTGAAGAGGACCCCGGTTTTGTCGTATGTGTCCAGGGAGTGGATGATGCGCCGGGCCCCGTAGTGGGTGTACCACTAGTGTTTGTTTCCTCGGGCGTGGGCGGGAGTAGCGGTGGCGGGGAGGTGGTCGCGGTAGGTGCGTTCACCTAGCCAGGGATCATAGAGGTCGTGGAAGGCGGCGAGGGCTTTCTGCCAGGTGATGGCCGCCTGGATGCTGGTGATTCTGGTTAGGTCCAGTCATAGGCGGTAGAGAGCCTGATGTTGGATGGTTGTGGGTCGGGTGGTTGTTACGGTGCGTATGTTGCGTTGGATATGGACAAGGCAGCGTTGGATGTGGCTGGTTGGCCATTGGTCTGTGATTGCTGCCAGGGCTCCGGCGTGCCCGTCGGTGGTGACCACGATGGGTGGTGGAATCTGTGCGAGGAGTGCGTGGTAGGCGGCTTTGGATTCCGTGTCACATAACTGGTAGGCGATGATTTTGCCGTTGGTTTGAGCGGAGAGCAGGCACCAGCCGTAGCCGATGTAGGTCCCGTCGAGAAAGACTTGATCATAGACTTCCCCGGTGATCGTCCAGATCGGGCGGGTCTGCCAGCACCAGGCGTGGTGATGGTCCCACGTGGTGTGTGGGATGTGGGTGACGCGCCGGGGAAGGGTGTCGGTGACATAGTCCAGGAACTCGCGAAACTCTTTGGCTCGTGCTTTGTCGGTG
The DNA window shown above is from Changpingibacter yushuensis and carries:
- a CDS encoding integrase core domain-containing protein, translated to MNTSNRNSVIVLAITEGGLTQTEAATRFNVSTRWIRILLARYTTGGLLAVDPRSRRPHTNPATTDPDMITAILTLRDDLIEQGLDPGAQSIWDRLPPQSRPSPATIWPILSRHNKITAQPQKRPRTSWHRFQAEAPNQMWQSDFTHWPLSDGTDTEIISWLDDHSRFLLHTSAHPRITGPIVIDTFTTTMDTYGPPASTLTDNAMVYTTRLARGNTGQRNQPNGFEQLLADLSITQKNGKPAHPTTQGKIERFHQTLKQWLTAAGPSTTLDELNTQLNQFTHIYNHERPHRALNRTTPAVAYTALPTAEPTMEAFNQIWRVRHDKVDPDGLKARIGVFMSGFSV
- a CDS encoding IS1/IS1595 family N-terminal zinc-binding domain-containing protein, which translates into the protein MKTLSPHARRCPLCGSPTKKKGRTATGSQRWYCAPCRYSFTQQLTDKARAKEFREFLDYVTDTLPRRVTHIPHTTWDHHHAWCWQTRPIWTITGEVYDQVFLDGTYIGYGWCLLSAQTNGKIIAYQLCDTESKAAYHALLAQIPPPIVVTTDGHAGALAAITDQWPTSHIQRCLVHIQRNIRTVTTTRPTTIQHQALYRL